ataggtCTTAACTGGATAATCAAGGAGGAGTTGGCATCATGGAGATCATTGCTCATTTCATTAATGACACCATTCAGTTCTACAAATGGGGCCTTACAATATCAGGTAATTCTTAATGTTTTGGATTTGTTAAAGATTTGATGCAGGAGTCTAACACAGTTACAGTATCTAATGTTTTGGTTAAATGCCAGCAAAGCTTAAATGTGTCAAACTAAAATTCCCCAGACAGATTATAATGTGAGTCAACAGGAACATgtttctgattatatatatatatatatatatatatatatatatatatatatatatatatatatatatatatatatatatatgtgtgtgtgtgtgtgtgtgtgtgtgtgtgtgtgtgtgtatatatatatatatatatatatatatatcaattatataatatatagatatatatatatatataattaatcacACTCTGGTTAATATCAATCACATTTCTCAGTCATACATATAATTTCCACCCTTCTTAATATcacttttgaaaatgtacatgcaagtaattattatatactgtactagtgtgaggcataataagatcaaattatcatttaatgagagaccattttgttaaaagtcaaaaatggatttgtgttctgcttttgatcttgtattatacaaacaatacatgtacATAATTTTGATAGCAGTGTTACTGTTTCACATCTCATAAAGGAAACATTATTGCTGTTCTGGAGCCTGCCATTCATATTTGGCTTTCCTTGCATCTCGCAGTTTTGTGCCAAGTGTTTTGAGTGTAACATTTAGACCCGATTCTAAAGCTATCTAACTGAGAGCCATTATTTATATGCTCATTTTTTATATTCCTTGTGCTTGTCACTTCAACAAGGTGTGAGTATTGTAATGGAGAGCCATCATTAGTTTGTTTGCTATTCTACATTTAAGTATGAGAAAAGGACAAACTACAGTAGGCATTTTGTTGTGGCAAAATAGGAATTTAGGTTACATTTCCCAAGACAAAATTTATTGTGGTGGTATCTTtagataaatatatacagtatgtgcatcaTAAAGCACGTACAGTATTAGCGGTTGAAAAATGTAGTATTTCtctctttgtatttttgtgtttcccAGACAAGCGGGTGGAGAGTTGGCCCCTGATGCAGTCCCCTCTACCCACGTTAGCAATAAGCTCTCTCTACCTTCTCTTCATCTGGCTGGGTCCAAAGTATATGCAGAACAGGGAGCCATTCCAGCTGCGCTCCACACTCATCATCTATAACTTTGGGATGGTGATACTGAATTTATTCATCTTTAAAGAGGTAGGATTACTTCTTCATTATACACTAGGAAACCAaggtactgttttattattattattattgttattattattattagagagaGGTTTAATTATTTATGATTACAACAGTACATGCCTTTTGAAAATGcttataatgaaaaacagtagGTCAATAATGCTTTCTAATAAGTATCTTGTATTGAAATATTGCtcaaagtgtggtaaagcattcaatacagtactgtggCACCCTCACTACAAATGGACAAAAGGACCTGAGAATGGACAGCGACAGGCACTGTTAGATCCCCTTACTTTCAGTGTGTGGAATGAATGGATCTAACAGCAGAGCGTGCTTGCATTAATAGAGAGAAAAtgtcttactattttaaaaatattgcatTGGATCTATGTGTGTCTTAAATGACAACTTGTTATGGGAAGAAGAAATACTAGTGCATCCTTCTTGTTTGTATTCACATTGTATCCAGAAGTTTAAAATACTCCTGTGGTCTCcaagagctctcagaatcatgtctatgcatcacagaaaacaaaaaaaattatctttGACCTGTTCCCGTAGGGTGAGAAACATGGCATGTGGAAGTATAAACAATCCAACAAAACCATTAGTCAGTGCTATGTATTTATGTTATAGCTGGATCTGCAAGCCAGTTGCAAACTGGTTTAGGGTGTAATCTAATTGTGAGTAGTGACGCACACTCTGTGGAGGATACCCACTTGGGTGTTTTAGCTCAGTTTTAAGGGTAACTGAAAGAGCATGGAATCCCAATTACACTTTGGCTGCTAAACCTGGAACGTTATTTCGAATAGAAAAGAATAATAGTATTGACATAGCctgctactgttttatttatattcattCTGCACCCAGACCACATGGGTGAAAAGGTGACccctgtttttttgggggtttttttggtcTGGCTTCCTGAACTATAACTGAgctttttaacacattttgtaaCTGCTGCATTGGTATGTAACTGGAATGGAATGTAACTGTTTGACTACTAGAATGCCAATGTGACAAACAAGTGATATTTTTTAGCTATTCAAAATAATCATAAAACTCTACTGTGTTGTGGTGCAAGAATTCAAGGAATCAGATTGATATGACCTGGATTCAAAAGATTATTCTAACATGTGCAAGTAGGTTAAGCATACTGCCCAGCGAAGAGTTGTCTCATGATCATGCATTAATTCTATTTCAATTTCAGTAAGTGGTTTGGCAGTGGTAAactgtgttctgtttgtgttttagctCTTTCTTGCTGCAAGAGCAGCTGGTTACAGCTACATTTGCCAGCCAGTCAGTTACTCTGAAGATGTTAACGAAGTTAGGGTAAGTATTTGTTTGGTCATAAGCAGTTGCTGTCCAATGTCCTGAACAGCATTGCTAATGCCAGTCTTAAGAATTAAATAAGTGGCTCTGCAACCCAACATATTGAAACTTAACCCTATTGAATTATCTGATCAAGTAACCTAATTAGAAAGGAGACTCCAATTTCATAGGGCGGCAAGTCTGTGACGTACAGGGGAGCCATGCTTAGGGCTTTCAAGGTCgctaatgcatatacaataccgTCAGTCTGAGGTTACACCATGCATTTTACAGAGCAGTCTGTATCGGTGCTCCTTATATTCACGGAGCAAGTGAGGAAATACTGGGCTGGATAATAAAAGCTACTTacatcctgattttttttttttttttttttttttttaaatgaaaaccattAATAATTCTAAATTGGATATGAAATAACTTAAGACTACTTATAGGCTCCTAGATTTAACaggtcatttattttttgaatttggtttgtttttcctttctgaaaaaaactgtGGTAATGACGATTTGGAGCTTTCAGACCATGGTGTCCTTCAGATGAGCGTAGATTAAAGGTCCTGTGGCAGGCTTGTTAACCCCAGTGTCCTTTCACTGCCGGCCAGGCCCTGTCTTTACTCATCTGGAGCGATGCTGATGAAATATGGATTTTGGAATGTGGAAGTCCACCTACCATCTGGAATCCTTAAATACGGATAATGGGTGTATTTGCAGTTCAGATGCACTATAACTATATTGCAGGATAACACTCAATATGGTACTGCTTATGAAAACATAACTGATTGTGTAGTTTATCCCTTATGTTATGACGTACAGCACATCAAAGTTGTACACAAAAGGCTATAACTGTTCTTGATTACCTTTTCTTACCATGCTATTGTAATGTGTTACTACAGTATGCATGTGCAATGGTGTACCACAGTAACCTTATAAAGGAGCTTCCAGCAACTCCTGATCTGGTTTACCTCGGTCAGGAGTCAGCAAGGGCAATGCTTCATGAAGAGGACTGTGTAAAATGAGCAGGGAAAAGAAGACAAAGAACTGCATCATATTGAACTTGGGCACTTACCAAGGCCAAAGGAAAAAATCCTGCTGTCAAATCTCAAGACTGTTGTGGACAGCACAATAGATACTGTACTTCACAAACTGGTCGTCTTTACAATCTGCTTACTGTCAAGCTCCTAATGTCTTCAGAGCTTACGGGATCATTACTGACCTCCTTATCTCCAGATTATAATTGTAGCTTTATTCCATATGGCACAATATGGGTCTTACAGATTTTTAGTCTGAAGGTTTGTGAAATGTACTATTTATCTGGTGTATTTCACAACTAATAACGAATTTATACAAACTCTAAATGGCAGAGCATTTTACTAAATGATAACatcaaaaatgtctttttttgttgttgttgttttcaaggATCTGGATTGATTTTCATATTAAACAATGAAGCAGAAACAAGAGCTGACACTGAGAGAGAACACACATGATATTAAAATTTTGTGTGAAATTACAGACTACACATTTATGCCATTATGTTTGATTGCCTTTTATTTGATTCTGTTCTGCTGTATGTATAGTAATTGTGAACATGTGTGACTGATCCATTCTGCCTGCCTCACAGATAGCAGGTGCCCTGTGGTGGTACTATATCTCAAAGGGAATCGAGTATTTGGACACCGTGTTTTTCATCTTGAGAAAGAAATTTAACCAGGTCAGCTTCCTCCACGTCTACCACCATTGCACAATGTTCACTCTCTGGTGGATTGGGATCAAGTGGGTGGCTGGAGGACAATGTGAGTACAGAGAGCAGCCACTGACTGTGCAGGGCACACAGAtgacaagcaggcaggcaggcttgGGTGAAGGGGATTCTCCAGGGGTTATAGAGATTGTGCTCTGTATAAATGGGAGGTGGGTCAACCTCAAACACAATCAGCCAGGCACAGAACAAAAGATGtgcttatttttaaatccaaatcCAAAATCAAATCTTTGCAAATATCACatggttattttgttaattaaagtaTACTGTAATTGTTTATAAGTGCAATTTGTGATCAGTGTAACTACAGTATCACTAGGTGCCTTGTAAGTCTAAGATGTcagtatctcatttacaataGTTGCTTTTGGAATAATTtactgctgctgatgctgctcaaatattgtagtttttaatgtgcaGCAATACAAAAAAGCAGACCCATACCGAAGCTTTGGATTACTTATGTATCTTGTGGCAGAGTGAAAGCCctatgtaaatagtgtgtgtgtgtgtgtgtgtgtgtgtgtgtgtgtgtgtgtgtgtgtgttgtgtgaataGAGTTAGCAGGGTGGGGGTTGAAATCTTCTCTGCCAGAATGCATGTGGGAATATGGCTGTAGCCTTCGTTGaatgattgatggttaattaggctccagccacatgggatGTAAAGAGGAGGAACATCTTTGTTCGGGGTTGGTGTGGCAGGATAGCACTGTGGCCCAAGATGTTATCagcaggaagctgcagtttaagcactgagtgcacattaataattacaaacaaatcaaaaccagAACAAATTAACAGAGCCTACAATAAAGATTgaaacaaaataagcaaacatcGCCATCCCTACTAAGTTCCAAAACAGTACAAACACACTCACCTAAGCTTCTGTCACACCAACCCCCAGCAAATTATTTTCTCCACTTTATATACCatatggctggagcctaattaaccatcaatCGTTAAACtaagccacattcccatgtgtattctggcagggaggattttaaccccctcatacccacactatttacattcAGGGCTGCCACACTTACCTATTAGGCTGTATTGTTTGCTCTTTTTCAAGGGTTAGTATAGCAAAGATCCAGGTACTACTGCTAGTCTTACacagtaatttttgtatttactattaAACTCACCTTTACATCAGATTATATGTTATTGGTAGGCTATAGCAGTCTTTAAACTACTTTCTCAGAGGAAGAATACAAAACTACAGCACAAATAAAAagtaaagcagaaataaaattcACATCCTGCATCTTCATTGACCTATAATCACAATAATACCCTCTGCATCAGAACTCCCCCAGAGTTGTAACAAACTGTAACGTTCTCTTCTTtcctgttaaatatttaaaaacctgaAATGATACATTGACGAACTAtattagcaaaaaaataaaaaaaataaataaaaaaatcaacagaaataaACTGTAATCTGTGAATCTGTTGTAGAAGGTAATTGCAGTCCGTTATTTCTTATAGCTTTCTTTGGAGCCCACATGAATGCTTCTATTCACATCGTCATGTATTTATACTATGGACTAGCAGCATTTGGCCCGCAAATCCAGAAATACCTGTGGTGGAAGAAATACCTAACTATTATACAAATGGTAAGTGAAGTATTCATACTTCCTACAATTTTATTCCCGCTGTCAGTCTGTAATTAAGttgtgtatactatatatatataaatagttttcTATTACCTTGGTAACATAGCTAACCTTTTGTATGTGGGCAATGGTCATTGTCTGTGCCTAAGTTCTTAAAGCAGagctttttttccccttcttttcTCAGATTCAGTTCCATGTCACCATTGGCCACACAGCCCTGTCTCTCTATATAGACTGCTCCTTCCCCAAGTGGATGCACTGGGCCCTGATTGCCTATGCTGTAACCTTCATTGTCCTCTTCGCAAACTTCTACTACCAGACCTACCGGCACCCAAGGAAGGAGACATCCTCCAAAGCAGGAAAAGTGGCTGTGAACGGGGTCGTGTCCGTGACAAACGGGGTGAGCAAGCTGGAGAGCAAACTCGTGGTGGAGAATGGGAGGAAGAAGAAAAAGGGAAAAGCAAAACGGGAATGAGACGAGAAAACTGGCCTTATCGAAACAAGTGGCTTTAGAAATGAGGAATCCTCCAGTTTTGAGACGTGAACGAATGATTTTTCTTTAACTTGTGACAAAGTTATTAAAAGAGGGATATGTGTTTTTAATCAGATTCTTGTCTATGGTTCAAAAAGACCATAAAGACAAATAACCAAAAAGTATATAAATagaatgcatttacaaaaatagagGAAAGAGTCAGATATCTATCCTGACAGTGTACTGTTTCTTTAAGCTGGTATACACTAAGATTCAAGTAATACAACTCGAAACCTTCTTCCCTTGTTAACTGCAGAAAAGAAGTACAGTTTTGCCCTACACACTAAAAGCAATGTAAATCCTGACAGcagtttacatttatatatttattttttcttcaaggGTTTTTGTTTTCTAGAGATTGCAGgtgttattttttgcaatttaaatatttgaagaacTACCCAGAATGTGCATACTATTTTATTGCCCCATCATGTGTATGTCattaatcaatatttataaatgcccCATGAATATttggcacaataaaaaaaaaataccaacataTTTTACTGTTGGTACTGTCTTTGTGAAAGCTTGTATTAGATTTTAGCTACATTAACAAGCATTCatacagtctttttttaaatcactgttatACTAAAGCTGgtccatatatttatatattaatgggACTGGATCTGACCTCTATTAAGCATGAGGCAACTTTCCAATTCCAATGCCACTTGACAAGATGGGTGGGGAGTGGGGAAGATATATACTACAGATTGTTGATCCTTTTTGTCCTGGGTATCTCACAGCAGCCCAACAACACTGACTACTGACCTCTGACCACATAATCCGATTGCTGCTTCAAGAGCCACAGGGTCTCAAAGAGTACACGCATTTCCAGGGCTGGTCTACAGTTGCACAGATTATGGTTTGATTGTAGCTGTTATTCATGAACTTCTTTATCAAATACCACCTCTCTTAGCGCCTCACCTCACGCACTTGTAGTTTAAAACAAGTATAAATGTATATCTTCTGATAGTTAACGATTATTCACAATATTGTAACATCTCAATGGTGCATTCTGTGgcagttttatgttttgtgtgtgtgtgtgtgtatatatatatataaataaaatcttaaaCTTGTGAGTCTAGCATATTAAATCAACAAAattacaatcctttttttttttaagcttgcagAAAAGAGTAAAAAAGAAGAAAGGTTACATTTGAAATAGGGCCATCTGTGTTGACCATAGCAAGCTTAAAGGGTGATAATGATCATGTTACCAAGCCTAGTTAAAG
The Polyodon spathula isolate WHYD16114869_AA chromosome 5, ASM1765450v1, whole genome shotgun sequence DNA segment above includes these coding regions:
- the LOC121316262 gene encoding elongation of very long chain fatty acids protein 4-like, translated to MEIIAHFINDTIQFYKWGLTISDKRVESWPLMQSPLPTLAISSLYLLFIWLGPKYMQNREPFQLRSTLIIYNFGMVILNLFIFKELFLAARAAGYSYICQPVSYSEDVNEVRIAGALWWYYISKGIEYLDTVFFILRKKFNQVSFLHVYHHCTMFTLWWIGIKWVAGGQSFFGAHMNASIHIVMYLYYGLAAFGPQIQKYLWWKKYLTIIQMIQFHVTIGHTALSLYIDCSFPKWMHWALIAYAVTFIVLFANFYYQTYRHPRKETSSKAGKVAVNGVVSVTNGVSKLESKLVVENGRKKKKGKAKRE